Proteins encoded together in one Gammaproteobacteria bacterium window:
- a CDS encoding hypothetical protein (Evidence 5 : Unknown function) — protein MNIVRSQIVKKLPDAQETFGYLTKAIRQRQELEKTHCTDAFVIAGGESQKRCNSLQLFFKRKNNRSLQLNRIGFKPSIRKQRYAIQPHDLVRYTDRIYRAVGIQNKGAYLKMTDGSKPLVKRIDHVHVIYHQKTLIDA, from the coding sequence ATGAATATTGTGCGTAGCCAAATTGTAAAAAAACTTCCTGATGCTCAAGAAACATTTGGCTATCTCACTAAAGCCATTCGACAGCGGCAAGAACTAGAAAAAACTCATTGCACAGACGCTTTTGTAATTGCAGGCGGAGAGTCACAAAAACGTTGCAACTCTTTGCAGCTATTTTTTAAGAGAAAAAATAATCGATCTCTTCAACTGAATCGAATTGGATTTAAGCCATCGATCAGAAAACAGAGGTACGCCATTCAACCTCATGATTTAGTACGATATACGGATAGGATCTATCGTGCGGTGGGTATTCAAAACAAAGGTGCCTATCTAAAGATGACCGACGGTTCTAAACCTTTAGTGAAGCGTATTGATCACGTTCATGTTATTTATCATCAAAAAACGTTGATTGATGCTTGA
- a CDS encoding conserved hypothetical protein (Evidence 4 : Unknown function but conserved in other organisms): MNSLITKNSPLVRHFHEILFWPIQVISNQDSVINGNHWTLLKEITANNPWEETPSIFSENPHTFKEQYYKEFVTFLPYVQRFLYGENSGATGYGNSPIRVFRHREVFQVRLIPNEKTSALTLLVKQANLLFFYDIDIIILVIEIVGHDLPLSVAQEILFKFGRTYPAFWEQNGQAGQCFYRVEWLGEDGRTLASSDYDCREKYLDSVGKYRSPAIARHWEYLLLPLVLHQSDISGLLRYRQIEYHRMPIMAYLTVDNPRELTRADFVRLALVTRPGDSNQLPYSAESLIDFEKKYCYDRFWDPHADHEMLNSRYLCCGHAFHLVGPARDSFFIDPEIGLLGQFRHQYFLMCLIPHFHKAALHLFSEQLITSISHLDIYQTESLKQFKRDIRKILSAFLRFTHRYWFHEVSNQAQARDLFKMLTDQLGTDQIYRDISDAVREMNQFLESDDLRRQAETVVRLTVVMTLSIIGTITTGFLGMNLLDAVSNSFLEKIALFFIVMIPSAGLTLYTVARSKTLAEFLDVLSNERLRWHGKVISLTSILESRAKYPGQ; encoded by the coding sequence ATGAATTCCTTGATAACAAAAAATTCTCCTTTGGTCAGGCATTTCCATGAAATTTTGTTCTGGCCGATTCAGGTTATCTCCAACCAAGATTCCGTTATTAATGGGAATCATTGGACACTTCTCAAGGAAATTACCGCAAATAATCCCTGGGAAGAAACACCCAGCATATTTAGCGAAAATCCTCATACCTTTAAGGAACAATATTATAAGGAATTTGTAACTTTTCTTCCTTATGTACAAAGATTTTTATACGGAGAAAATTCTGGAGCAACCGGCTATGGTAATTCACCCATTCGGGTATTTCGTCATCGTGAAGTTTTCCAGGTTCGTTTGATACCCAATGAAAAAACATCAGCTCTAACTTTGTTGGTAAAACAAGCCAATCTGTTATTTTTTTACGATATTGACATTATCATTCTCGTGATCGAAATCGTCGGTCATGATTTACCATTATCTGTGGCGCAGGAAATTTTGTTCAAATTTGGACGAACCTATCCCGCATTTTGGGAGCAAAATGGCCAAGCGGGACAATGTTTTTATCGTGTCGAATGGCTCGGAGAGGATGGTCGGACACTTGCAAGCTCTGATTATGATTGTCGAGAGAAATATCTCGATAGCGTTGGAAAATATCGCTCACCGGCCATTGCTAGACACTGGGAATATTTATTGCTTCCTCTTGTCCTTCATCAATCAGATATTTCCGGATTATTACGTTATCGGCAGATAGAATACCATCGTATGCCCATAATGGCTTATTTGACTGTAGACAATCCACGAGAATTGACCCGTGCTGATTTTGTGCGTTTGGCGTTGGTAACTCGACCTGGAGATTCAAATCAATTACCATATTCCGCAGAATCATTAATCGATTTCGAGAAAAAATATTGTTACGATCGTTTCTGGGATCCTCATGCCGATCACGAGATGCTTAACAGTCGTTATTTATGTTGTGGTCATGCGTTTCATCTGGTCGGACCAGCAAGGGATTCATTTTTTATTGATCCAGAAATAGGTTTGCTAGGTCAGTTTCGTCATCAATATTTTTTGATGTGTCTAATTCCACATTTTCATAAGGCCGCTTTGCATTTATTTTCAGAACAGTTAATTACGTCAATTAGTCATCTTGATATCTATCAGACTGAGTCGTTAAAACAGTTCAAGCGTGATATCCGTAAAATTCTTTCTGCTTTTTTACGTTTTACGCATCGCTACTGGTTCCACGAGGTTTCCAACCAGGCACAGGCACGAGATTTGTTCAAAATGTTGACCGATCAATTAGGGACGGATCAAATCTATCGTGATATTAGTGACGCGGTTCGAGAAATGAATCAATTTTTGGAAAGTGACGATCTCAGGCGGCAAGCGGAAACTGTGGTGCGACTAACCGTCGTGATGACACTCAGTATTATCGGAACAATCACGACTGGTTTTTTAGGAATGAATCTATTGGACGCCGTTAGTAACTCGTTTTTGGAGAAAATTGCTTTGTTTTTCATCGTGATGATCCCGAGCGCGGGGCTAACTTTATACACCGTTGCGAGATCTAAGACTCTTGCGGAATTTTTAGATGTTTTATCCAATGAGCGTCTACGCTGGCATGGTAAAGTGATTTCCTTGACTTCCATCCTGGAAAGCCGCGCCAAATATCCCGGACAATAA